A window of Vigna unguiculata cultivar IT97K-499-35 chromosome 4, ASM411807v1, whole genome shotgun sequence contains these coding sequences:
- the LOC114181762 gene encoding LRR receptor-like serine/threonine-protein kinase RPK2 encodes MFSASSLTITFSSSSSSPPHPPSSSSHCGSVIKGNSLMQFLFLVFVVLLTLQNDAVAIDSDKSALLRMKASLSDPAGVLSTWTTADGSDSSHSGHCYWSGVLCDANSRVVAVNVTGNGANRTSHPCSDSSKFPLYGFGIRRTCKGSKGSLFGNVSSVGFNFISELTELRVLSLPFNALEGEIPEAIWGMEKLEVLDLEGNLISGYLPLRINGLRKLRVLNLGFNRIIGEVPSSIASLESLEVLNLAGNELNGSVPGFVGRLRGVYLSFNQFSGVVPREIGENCWKLEHLDLSGNSLVQGIPVSLGNCERLRTLLLYSNLLEEGIPGELGKLKSLEVLDVSRNTLSGSVPGELGNCSELSVLVLSNLFDPRGDVAGDFGKLGSVNDELNYFEGSMPVEVLSLPKLRILWAPMVNLEGSFQGNWGGCQSLEMVNLAQNFFSGEFPNRLGVCKRLHFLDLSGNNLTGVLSKELHVPCMSVFDVSGNMLSGSVPDFSNTVCPPVPSWNGNLFEDGNVSSPYASFFLSMVHERSLFTSMGGIGTSVVHNFGQNSFTGIQSLPLPHDRLGKKNGYTFLVGGNILTGTFPTYLFEKCDRLDAFLLNASYNNISGHIPSNISRMCRSLKFLDVSGNQLAGPIPVDLGNIVSLVSLNLSRNQLQGQIPTSLGQMKNLKFLSLAGNKLNGSIPTSLGQLYSLEVFDLSSNSLTGEIPKAIENMRNLTDVFLNNNNLSGHIPDGLAHVTSLSVFNVSFNNLSGYLPSNSGLFKCSSAVGNPYLSPCRGVSLAVPSGNQPGPIDSNSYNSETEQATGKKSGTDFSSIEIASITSASAIVSVLIALIILFFYTRKWKPRSRVVGSTRKEVTVFTDIGVPLTFESVVQATGNFNAGNCIGSGGFGATYKAEIASGILVAVKRLAVGRFQGVQQFDAEIKTLGRLHHPNLVTLIGYHACETEMFLIYNYLPGGNLEKFIHERSTRAVDWRILHKIALDIARALAYLHDQCVPRVLHRDVKPSNILLDDDFNAYLSDFGLARLLGTSETHATTGVAGTFGYVAPEYAMTCRVSDKADVYSYGVVLLELLSDKKALDPSFSSFGNGFNIVAWACMLLKQGRANEFFTAGLWEAGPGDDLVEVLHLAIVCTVDSLSTRPTMKQVVRRLKQLQPPSC; translated from the coding sequence ATGTTTTCTGCTTCTTCTCTTACTAtcactttctcttcttcttcttcttctcctcctcatcctccttcttcttcttctcattgTGGTTCAGTGATCAAAGGGAATTCCCTCATGCAATTTCTCTTCCTTGTCTTCGTGGTCCTTTTAACGTTGCAGAACGACGCCGTTGCGATCGATTCGGACAAATCCGCGCTCCTCCGTATGAAGGCGTCGTTGTCCGACCCCGCCGGCGTTCTCTCCACGTGGACCACCGCCGACGGTTCCGACAGTTCTCACTCCGGCCACTGCTACTGGTCTGGCGTCCTCTGCGACGCGAACTCCCGCGTCGTCGCCGTCAACGTCACCGGAAACGGCGCCAACCGAACCTCGCACCCGTGTTCCGATTCCTCTAAATTCCCCCTCTACGGTTTCGGAATTCGGCGAACATGCAAAGGTAGCAAAGGTTCTCTCTTTGGAAACGTTTCTTCTGTTGGTTTCAATTTCATCAGTGAGCTCACGGAGCTTAGGGTTTTGTCTCTCCCCTTCAACGCGTTGGAGGGGGAAATCCCCGAAGCAATTTGGGGCATGGAAAAGTTAGAGGTTCTCGATTTAGAAGGGAACTTGATAAGTGGCTATCTTCCCTTGAGAATTAACGGCTTGAGGAAGTTGAGGGTTCTGAATCTTGGGTTTAATAGGATTATTGGGGAGGTACCTAGTTCAATTGCGTCTCTTGAGAGTTTGGAGGTTCTGAATTTGGCTGGTAATGAATTGAATGGTTCTGTGCCTGGTTTTGTCGGGAGGCTTAGAGGGGTGTATCTTTCGTTTAATCAGTTTAGTGGGGTTGTTCCGCGAGAGATTGGGGAGAATTGTTGGAAGCTTGAGCATTTGGATTTGTCGGGGAATTCTTTGGTTCAAGGGATTCCGGTGAGTTTAGGGAATTGTGAGAGGTTGAGGACGCTTTTGCTGTATTCCAATTTGTTGGAAGAGGGTATTCCTGGTGAGCTTGGGAAGCTCAAGAGCCTTGAGGTGTTGGATGTGTCCAGGAACACTCTCAGTGGTTCTGTGCCTGGAGAGCTTGGGAATTGCTCGGAGTTGTCAGTCCTTGTGCTGTCAAATCTCTTTGATCCACGCGGGGATGTCGCCGGTGATTTTGGGAAATTGGGTTCGGTGAATGATGAGCTGAATTATTTTGAAGGGTCAATGCCTGTGGAGGTTTTGTCGCTTCCGAAGCTGAGGATATTGTGGGCTCCCATGGTGAATCTAGAAGGCAGTTTTCAAGGGAACTGGGGTGGTTGTCAGAGCTTGGAGATGGTAAATTTGGCTCAGAATTTTTTCAGTGGGGAATTTCCGAACCGGCTTGGTGTCTGCAAGAGGCTGCATTTTCTAGATTTAAGTGGAAACAACCTTACTGGGGTGCTTTCTAAAGAACTTCACGTTCCCTGTATGAGTGTTTTTGATGTTAGTGGGAACATGTTATCTGGCTCAGTTCCTGATTTCTCCAATACCGTTTGTCCCCCTGTTCCTTCTTGGAATGGAAACCTGTTTGAAGACGGGAATGTTTCCTCGCCATATGCCTCGTTTTTTTTGTCAATGGTTCATGAAAGATCTCTGTTTACATCAATGGGGGGAATTGGTACTTCTGTTGTTCACAACTTTGGGCAAAACAGCTTTACTGGCATTCAGTCGCTACCCCTACCTCATGACAGGCTGGGGAAGAAGAATGGTTACACGTTCCTTGTTGGTGGAAATATTCTTACAGGAACATTTCCTACATATTTATTTGAGAAATGTGATAGACTAGACGCATTCCTTTTAAATGCCagttataataatatatctGGTCATATACCTTCCAACATCAGTCGAATGTGCAGATCATTGAAATTTTTGGACGTGTCTGGAAATCAACTTGCAGGACCTATTCCTGTTGATTTAGGGAACATTGTCTCCCTTGTATCGCTGAACCTCAGTAGGAATCAATTACAAGGTCAGATTCCTACCAGCCTTGGCCAGATGAAGAATCTGAAGTTTCTCTCTTTGGCTGGTAATAAGTTAAATGGCTCAATTCCTACCAGCCTGGGGCAGTTGTACTCTTTGGAAGTCTTTGACCTTTCTTCAAACTCTCTTACTGGTGAGATTCCAAAGGCTATTGAGAACATGAGAAATCTGACTGATGTTTTTCTCAATAACAACAATCTTTCTGGTCATATTCCTGATGGTTTGGCACATGTCACTTCGCTCTCAGTATTCAATGTGTCTTTCAACAACTTATCTGGATATTTGCCTTCCAACAGTGGCTTGTTTAAATGCAGCAGTGCTGTTGGGAATCCATACCTAAGTCCCTGCCGCGGAGTTTCTCTGGCTGTGCCATCAGGGAATCAGCCAGGGCCGATTGATAGCAACTCTTATAATTCGGAAACAGAGCAAGCTACTGGCAAGAAGAGTGGGACTGACTTCAGTTCTATCGAAATAGCATCTATAACTTCTGCTTCAGCCATTGTTTCGGTACTCATAGCCCTGATTATTCTATTCTTTTACACACGGAAGTGGAAGCCAAGGTCCAGGGTTGTTGGCTCTACAAGAAAAGAAGTTACAGTGTTTACTGATATTGGGGTTCCATTGACATTTGAAAGTGTTGTCCAAGCCACAGGAAATTTCAATGCTGGCAACTGTATCGGGAGTGGAGGTTTTGGGGCAACATACAAGGCTGAGATAGCATCAGGAATCCTTGTGGCAGTCAAACGACTCGCAGTTGGACGTTTCCAAGGTGTTCAACAATTCGATGCCGAGATCAAGACCCTTGGGAGGCTTCATCATCCTAACCTTGTCACTCTGATTGGTTATCATGCTTGTGAAACAGAGATGTTTCTCATATACAACTATTTGCCAGGCGGTAATCTCGAAAAGTTTATCCATGAGAGATCCACGAGGGCTGTAGACTGGAGGATTCTTCACAAGATTGCATTGGACATTGCCCGAGCACTTGCCTATCTGCATGATCAGTGTGTTCCCCGTGTTCTTCACCGCGATGTCAAACCCAGCAACATCTTGTTGGATGACGATTTCAATGCTTATCTATCGGATTTTGGATTGGCTAGACTTCTGGGAACATCAGAGACACATGCCACCACTGGTGTAGCCGGAACATTTGGTTATGTTGCTCCTGAATATGCCATGACATGCCGTGTTTCTGACAAGGCTGATGTGTATAGCTATGGTGTGGTGCTTCTGGAGCTGCTCTCAGACAAGAAGGCATTGGAcccttcattttcttcttttggaaATGGTTTCAACATAGTGGCATGGGCATGCATGCTACTGAAGCAAGGAAGGGCAAATGAGTTCTTCACTGCTGGGTTATGGGAAGCAGGACCTGGAGATGATTTGGTAGAGGTTCTTCACTTGGCTATTGTCTGCACTGTTGACTCTCTCTCTACCAGACCTACTATGAAACAAGTTGTCAGAAGGCTTAAGCAGCTTCAACCCCCATCATGCTAG